One region of Zingiber officinale cultivar Zhangliang chromosome 7B, Zo_v1.1, whole genome shotgun sequence genomic DNA includes:
- the LOC122004232 gene encoding agamous-like MADS-box protein AGL19: protein MARKKVTLGWIAHDATRRTTFKKRKQSLLKKVSELATLCAIDACAVVYGPEDEAPEAWPSPAETARVAARFRAVPESDQNRKKTDQEGFLRQRAAKLREQLSRQDRGNRELEASLLMHEMLSGGGWRMCDVGIEQAAELVRLAEIKLALVRNRVEREKARTAVEPPRQAVEQVVAMAVGPSIEFVKTPWQAAEQVVDMAEDPWIGFVLPPLQAVEQAVGTVETVAEDETLNWLVEALSAGEIAPFADVGEQEARALSCIDQEPWDVGALSCIDQEPCIDQEPWDVGRQEDLALCCISEEAVDPWMGFVEKMFGAVPLSCFEPESVEQDHPPWQAPLVLFNSHFDC from the coding sequence ATGGCGAGGAAGAAGGTTACGCTCGGGTGGATCGCGCACGACGCCACGCGCCGCACCACCTTCAAGAAACGGAAGCAGAGTCTACTCAAGAAGGTGAGCGAGCTCGCCACCCTCTGCGCCATCGACGCCTGTGCCGTCGTCTACGGACCGGAGGATGAGGCGCCGGAGGCGTGGCCTTCGCCTGCGGAGACGGCGCGCGTGGCGGCGCGGTTCAGGGCGGTGCCGGAATCGGATCAGAATCGCAAGAAGACGGACCAGGAAGGGTTCCTCCGCCAGCGGGCGGCCAAGCTGCGGGAGCAGCTCAGCCGGCAGGATCGCGGCAACAGGGAGCTGGAGGCGAGCCTGCTCATGCACGAAATGCTGTCCGGCGGCGGATGGAGGATGTGCGACGTGGGCATCGAGCAGGCCGCGGAGCTCGTGCGGTTGGCGGAGATAAAGCTGGCGCTGGTGCGCAACAGGGTCGAGAGGGAGAAGGCGAGGACCGCGGTGGAGCCGCCTCGGCAGGCGGTCGAACAGGTGGTGGCCATGGCGGTGGGTCCATCGATAGAATTTGTGAAGACGCCGTGGCAGGCGGCCGAACAGGTGGTGGACATGGCGGAGGATCCATGGATAGGATTTGTGTTGCCGCCGCTGCAGGCGGTCGAACAGGCGGTAGGCACGGTGGAGACAGTGGCGGAGGACGAAACCCTAAACTGGCTCGTGGAGGCCTTGAGCGCCGGCGAAATTGCACCGTTCGCCGACGTCGGGGAACAAGAAGCCAGGGCATTAAGCTGCATTGATCAGGAGCCGTGGGATGTTGGGGCATTAAGCTGCATTGATCAGGAGCCGTGCATTGATCAGGAGCCGTGGGATGTTGGCCGACAAGAAGACCTGGCTTTATGCTGCATTTCTGAGGAGGCCGTGGATCCATGGATGGGATTCGTGGAGAAAATGTTTGGCGCCGTGCCATTGTCTTGCTTTGAGCCCGAGTCAGTGGAGCAGGATCACCCTCCGTGGCAAGCTCCGTTGGTCCTCTTCAACAGCCACTTCGACTGCTGA
- the LOC122005487 gene encoding plastidal glycolate/glycerate translocator 1, chloroplastic-like — MIPAEPMPKASPFSNVELWTWASIFLSTFVLAYVNPTALGTSARTCLPFLLAATVLGYMVGSGLPFNVKKVFHPIICCALSADLAAVTYGYFSKSSLDAVLADYLTKMSSNPGAGDILMGFLGSVIISFAFSMFKQRKLVKRHAAEIFSSVIFATIFSLYSTAIIGRLVGLEPNLTISILPRCITVALALSIVSFFEGANPSLTAAAVVLTGVVGANFVQTVMDKLRLDDPIARGIATASSAHGLGTAALSAKEPEALPFCAIAYALTGICGSLICSVPIVRQSLLFIVG; from the exons ATGATACCAGCTGAACCCATGCCAAAAGCCTCTCCATTTTCAAATGTTGAGCTTTGGACTTGGGCTTCTATTTTCCTTTCAACATTTGTTCTTGCTTATGTTAATCCAACAGCACTTGGTACAAGTGCAAGGACATGCCTCCCGTTCTTGCTAGCTGCAACAGTCTTGGGATACATGGTTGGTTCTGG GTTACCATTTAATGTGAAGAAGGTATTCCACCCAATTATCTGTTGTGCACTCTCTGCTGATCTGGCAGCTGTAACTTATGGATATTTCTCAAAGAGTAGCTTGGATGCTGTCCTAG CTGATTACCTTACAAAAATGTCATCAAATCCTGGAGCTGGTGATATTCTTATGGGCTTTCTTGGATCTGTTATAATTTCATTCGCCTTTTCTATGTTTAAACAAAGAAAG CTTGTCAAGAGACATGCTGCTGAGATCTTCTCATCAGTGATTTTTGCAACTATTTTCTCTCTGTACTCAACTGCAATCATAGGGCGTCTTGTTGGGCTAGAACCAAATTTAACCATTTCCATCCTACCAAGGTGTATAACAGTGGCATTAGCCTTGAGCATAGTGTCTTTCTTTGAAG GTGCAAATCCATCTCTGACTGCTGCAGCGGTAGTTCTAACTGGTGTGGTGGGAGCAAACTTTGTGCAAACTGTAATGGATAAACTCCGCCTTGATGATCCTATTGCTAGAGGAATAGCAACAGCTTCTAG TGCTCATGGATTAGGGACAGCAGCACTGTCTGCAAAGGAACCGGAGGCACTTCCGTTCTGTGCCATTGCTTATGCATTAACTGGAATCTGTGGATCATTGATTTGCTCTGTTCCAATTGTAAGACAAAGCCTTCTGTTTATAGTTGGTTGA